In the genome of Dermacentor variabilis isolate Ectoservices chromosome 5, ASM5094787v1, whole genome shotgun sequence, one region contains:
- the LOC142583702 gene encoding uncharacterized protein LOC142583702 — protein MAAQVGGLRIGSSVDIERSDGRIHSATVVSIDKNKQCILAQWEEQGEVMRKELQFNIVFELNPELRNVNPSSVKKLPRRTQVPVVSANFGANHDRCSLAGPSMPRQSLHDSALRPPPTPVTLVKLRSTSSSKFMASNPHATVRDVAAQVPLSKSTVYGIINDLAFHQYHLNLHECLEDEACTIVSVSRTGPSQKRILLPHPRFTPMPAASDSAPYSPNE, from the exons GGCGCATTCATTCGGCCACGGTGGTCAGCATAGACAAGAATAAGCAATGCATATTGGCGCAGTGGGAAGAGCAGGGGGAGGTAATGCGCAAGGAG cttcagttcaacatAGTTTTTGAGCTGAACCCGGAACTCCGGAACGTGAACCCGAGTTCTGTTAAAAAG CTGCCGAGGCGTACGCAAGTGCCAGTGGTGTCGGCAAATTTCGGCGCCAATCATGACCGGTGTAGCCTGGCTGGACCATCAATGCCTCGTCAGAGCCTTCACGACAGCGCCCTGCGGCCACCACCCACACCAGTTACCCTGGTGAAGCTCAGAAGCACCTCTTCCTCCA aatttatggcctcaaaccctcatgctaccGTGCGGGATGTGGCTGCCCAGGTACCACTTTCCAAGTCAACAGTTTATGGGATTATAAATGACCTGGCCTTTCACCAGTACCACCTCAACCTGCACGAATGCTTGGAAGACGAGGCCTGCACAATAGTCTCGGTTTCTCGAACTGGGCCCTCACAAAAGCGG ATCCTGCTGCCCCACCCGAggttcacaccgatgccagcagcATCGGACTCGGCGCCGTACTCGCCGAATGAATAG